CTCATCCCTTAGTCGGCTGTATTCATTCCTCGAGGCTGCTTCTTCCGCTTGTTCTCTGAAAGCGTATGGTGGAGGAGCCGATTCATCTACCGGATACCCAGGCTTCTCGTTGGTCCTAGATGCACGCTGATGACCGAACTGCTGACCAAACTGCGGACCGAAATTGATCTCTTCAGTCTCGCGCAGGTATGCTGATGTCTGCTGTGGTTCATATGCGTTGCGCTCTCGGTCCGAAAGCCGTCGCCTCTGCTGTTGTCTTCTTGGAGCGGATTCTTCAACAGCGGTAGCACCACTCACCCATGGTGAATTCCCTAAGTACGTACTGTCGCGTTCTGAACTGAAGGAGTTGGCCTCCGAGAGCGACGTCCTGCGAACTGACTTCTCCTTCCCGACGTCGATTGGCTGATTCAAGTTGGTTGAGGTCATGTTCCTGGAAGGCTTTGGTATGGTTCCTGTTCTGCTCGAGTCGGCCCGAGACACGTTCAGGTCCGCTGCTCCTGCACCATAATCCTCGCTAGCACTTTGCACTTGCCCACTTGCTTTTTTACGCGGGTTGTTTAACACATCTTCAATGTCCTCTAACGAACATTGAATAAGAAGAGTAAGTGTTGCGTATGTATCGTTAAGTTTTGCCGGCGGTTCTACTATTGCTAAACGTTCACGATAATGAATCAGACGCGACGTTGCTTGACGCATGAACTGGTAGTCCGCGGATTTAAAAGCTACTTTTAATCGTTCCAGTAAGTTATCTACGCGATCTTGACATATGCGGATGTTTTGTTCCGCATCCATAATGTGTAAAGAATTGtcgtaaattttattgtttctaaTATCTTCTAGCATAATCTGCCGAAGCCTCAACGCTTTCGCTCTTCTCGGAAGAGAGCTTAAATTTGCTACGTGACGTAGCGCCAGCTCATAGCTCACCTCGTCTTCTGAGAGACAAGCTGGATCCATATCCATTTCAAAAAGGGTCTAATATTCTTAAATACTAAATGCCAAACCTTTAACATCAACAAATGTTGCATAAAACAAACAGCAACACATAAACACCACAAACAATCTAAAATGTGGGTTAATTaacgttgggcgccaatgtgATGAACTCTCTCTGAACGGCAAACAAAACACGGCGCACAACTTTTAATGGTAAAACGGAATCGAAACATTCCGAATTTACGATTGAGTGCATGTGTGTCAGATGTCATCTTTCGATAAGGTCAACGAGCTGTTTCGCCGCTACTGTCCTCAGCATCCCTTTCGCCGACTCCCTTGGCGACATGGGGAAACTGGCAAGGTCATTGGAATTCGAGATGGCATGTTCTGGGCATGATGCAGACGACAAACTTCCTCAGTCCTGGAGCCCCTTGTTTCTGCTAACAGGTCCCTTACGAGACTGCACGATATTGTTGGCAATGTTTTATCCTTAGTGTGGGCGGCCTTGATGGCGGCTAACAGGCCTCGCCCAACACTACACGTTACGGTGATATCACTTGCGATGTTTTTCCTTGGTGTGGGCGGCCTGGATGACGACTGACAGGCCTCGCCCTACACTGCACGTTCCGGGGATGTCGCTTGCGATGCTTTTCCTTGGTGTGAGCGGCCTGGATGACGACTGACAGGCCTCGCCCTACACTACACGTTCTGAGGATATCGCTTGCGACGCTTTTCCTTGGTGTGGGCGGCCTGGATGACGACTGACAGGCCTCGCCCAACTCTGCACGTGCAAACCGCTTCGCTGGCGATTTTTTCTTCCACGGTCGATTTGCCTGACCGAGGGAAGGCAACAAATGTGAGCACGGTGATCTTCTGCACGTGGATCGGTGCAGTGGTGCGCAGTTCCTGGGAAGAAGAGGCaagaaacaaaaaccctttGGGCACGACTCGATTAGAATCCGTTCCACTTTCAACTTCTTATGGGTCTTACCCTGTATCGGGGATATTTTTCTTTCTGATGTGTTTCTGTCACGGCTTGCTTCGTCCCGATCTGAATGCTGTTCGGTTTCCAAGCCCGAGGGAACAACCTGAGCAGAACAAGATTATCTATCACGTGCTATTATATATTGCTGTGTGAACTCACCAACGGCTGAGATAGATGACGTCTCCTTCTACCTGGTGCGAATGCCTTCTAAAGGATTTCAAGCGAATTTCTGCCGGAAATGTCCTTCCGGTAGAATCGCACTTGCACGGGATCCGGCACCACCGTCGACTTGCCTTTTTACACGTGACttcagtacttttttttttttgctgtttccttCTTCTTACACGGTGGCGACAATTGACGTTTGACGGTGTGAAGTGTGCTCACGTGCGCATTTCCACGCGAGgggttttttcaaactttacaaAATGTTCCCACACTGAGGGGATTTAGTGTCAGTTATCTGGCCTTTTAGAAATTGAGTGCGTGCTAAATATATGCATGAAACTAAAATTGCTACAGTTtccaaaactgtttttaaatctAGAATAAGATAGTTTAGATATTCTTCATTGTACTTAGTTTTTAGAGCATCTGcaaagattgaaataaaaaaaatacatgcgtcgtgaaaatccaaactacacgcGCACGCAGAAATGCCAAAATAGTTGAATAAGGAGAAATCAATCGTCACCAAATTAATAAAAGTGTTCGGGGAACTTTTTTCGACAACTACACACACAAAAAAGCATGGTAAaactactaaatccgtggtttaaatgaacaacaggcaaccatgtgctcaatttggctgcgcatagtaaattcgactgcgttttagtaaaattgtcaatgaaatggtgcattgttttacttcgtgcctagtaaaattgatatgtttcatgatgaaactagtatgtgctgtgataaagattaggaggagcgaggagcttgatttaaatagtaaaattactatgtatgtttgtttgtttatttccaTGCATGCAttattacataattaaaaacattaaaattcacacttccgacacacgtcggtcaatgttagtgtgttctcccgatggtttggaaggtttttcaaagttacgaaactcaaaatttgtttgtttacacacgGGTTtgaacaacaagaatgtttaccatagtaaaattatcatacgcactgatgtttttgagtcaaatatgttttgttctcaaaagtaccatgtgcgtaatattttgttgatatgaattggtgccacaatgtctaaattactatgcggacgctagtagtaatagaaattataatgaaattatcatgaccatagtattttcgacaacaaacattgagagttatcgaaaattaccaggtacatagtaatttcaataatgtttcatacgcacttttacaaaatcgatgttatACTTTTCGTGGTTAaaaatactatagcgctgaaatggtaaaattatctttttatttatttatttaacaatctTTGCAGATGCTTCAAATTATTTATAGAGATTAAACTAACTTATCCTAGATTTAAACACAGATTtcgacaaattaaaatcaaattcactagCAATTTCGTTGAATTTTGCACAACATACATCTAAAGGATTGTTCTGACCATATAGAGTTCGTCGGTGAGAAAGTCTTAACAATTCCTGCGACCGGGTCGTTCTTAAAGGAGcattaggctgatgtcatgctgaaacaactagcaacgcaacgcaacgcaacgcaacgcaacgcaacgttccaataagattgcgttgcattgcattgatatgtcatgctggcgcgacctgtcactttgaaattccctacaaatcatcacttctctacatctgataatgctttgaatcgtctcctttctttccggagccatcaaaaactcatcaaatcacgacccggattgcaagaatgccgaaatttgaaccgacaaaattccttgtttttttttgccggaactaagaattcatgaaaattttctcgccgattaagatagtttttagtttattatcacaagttcggacagatcttcgtactattgtgcttaaaacccggaatcactgcttcaaatcgagaaaaaacaatattcctattggatttcctactagtcgcgctacaaaacacattggcatcagattggtcgcgctatacaaagcgaccagtatgacaggtctgcgcgatttccatggagatcaaatgagagctggttagtcgtgtgaacgttgcgttgtaggtcgcgttgctagttgcttcagcatgacatcagccttaaaCGGCAGGAGCGACAACAATTCCGGACAATCCACGTTATTCTGAATGATGTCGAAAATGAAGAGGCGTTGTAGGAAAACGCGTCTTGATTCCAGCGTCGGTAGATTTAGTAGTAAGCACCGTTGTTCGTAAGGCGGGAGCTCAAATCCGTTGTTCCATGGTAGCTGACGTAATGCGTATCTGACGAAGCATCGTTGtactttctcgattttctttgaTTGTACCGCCTGATATGGTGCCCAAATTTGCACTCCAAATTCTAGAACGCTGcacaccaaaaaatttttaaaattacacgagacagaaacgcttgaacaCCTAATTTTATATGATCAAAATAGGaaatgatcgaattttaaatctgtGGTTATgtaaaattgagtttcaaaacatAAGATtctgaagattatttttttatgaccaAAAGCTCGTGATTGTTGGGCGAGAATGTTAACAGATTGAAGAGATTATAGATGTTATCGTAATAAAGTGCTATCGAAAGTCTTAGTGAatattgaagtaaaaaaaaatctcatatgGGCCtacacactcatttggcgcaacaccttaaacttgtaaaattgacccattatttcgaacagccgagatctgtcaaaaaaagtgtcgtttcctcgagtcaattttacacattatttagaaAAGCTGGCTTACTAAATAAAGGGTAGTTTTTTAACATGTCATTCAGAATATAGAACTCTTTCTGCCGTAACCGATCTCGTTCGACGATTCAATGAATCGGTTAATGCTGAAAGATCAGTTCAATAGATTGagttgattgaatattttcctATTCTATAACAGGAGCATGAAAATGATTTCTTGCCGaatacagaaattcaaaactaactgatttgtttttattattttctttccataCTTCTGACATTTTAAGGGCTAACATCAAAGGGCTGACATCGCAGAGCGGGCTTCCAAAATAATGTGTAGATTTTACATGCTTACATTACTAATTTTCACCTCTGCTTTGACGTACATGCTGTGTACACTATAAGGGGTACAAGGactttacatgaaaaaggagttaacccagtcttttccgataacgggtcaaaactacactataaggggttgcgccagATGAGTGTGTATGGGCATACGATTCGTTCAGTTCGGTAAATTTTCGTcgtgtttgttgttttgaacTTCACGCTCGAAATTTATTAaccaattatcgttaaaaagtaaccattttcacacctttccgcgttaagtgattttttggttttttccatagaagtcattttttgacttctcttgagaagtggaaatatggttactttttaaccgcAAGAAATTAAtgcggagaagttgaaaaacgGTTAATTTTTAACCGTATCGCCAAATAGAAAGAAAGCAGATTAATTTGTTCTTAAAAATGCTGGAATTGGGATTTTCTtaactagaaaaaaattactgcgGGTTTTAgagcagattttttatttttgtgtac
This sequence is a window from Uranotaenia lowii strain MFRU-FL chromosome 3, ASM2978415v1, whole genome shotgun sequence. Protein-coding genes within it:
- the LOC129753103 gene encoding uncharacterized protein LOC129753103, whose product is MDFSRRRRRKQQKKKSTEVTCKKASRRWCRIPCKCDSTGRTFPAEIRLKSFRRHSHQVEGDVIYLSRWLFPRAWKPNSIQIGTKQAVTETHQKEKYPRYRGFCFLPLLPRNCAPLHRSTCRRSPCSHLLPSLGQANRPWKKKSPAKRFARAELGEACQSSSRPPTPRKSVASDILRTCSVGRGLSVVIQAAHTKEKHRKRHPRNVQCRARPVSRHPGRPHQGKTSQVISP